The following are encoded together in the Oncorhynchus nerka isolate Pitt River linkage group LG23, Oner_Uvic_2.0, whole genome shotgun sequence genome:
- the LOC115106408 gene encoding rho GTPase-activating protein 22-like isoform X2: protein MCHYGHYVLLENQSSRVHEPDWIELLRPSLLGKCGFGVYEKHALTLCSTCSVTYYDYSDLSVSSGCDCVERRRCAQSGIFGQHLEDTVQYEKKFGHRLAPLLVEQCVDFIKERGLDEEGLFRMPGQANLVKDLQEAFDCGDKPLFDSNTDVHTVASLLKLYLRELPEPVVPFSKYEDFLSCAQLLAKDVEEGVQELVKQVSNLPPANYNLLKYICMFLDEVQSHANKNKMSVQNLATVFGPNILRPKMEDPVAIMEGTSLVQSLMTVLISEHNRLYSGRGELEVPVPQPEVTLQGQRLQQHSIGGWISEEDLQNCPTNPNEDLACSSASSLDAKLCAATTPPPRLAPSGKGEPVVSPSKQTKNLPSWKYSFKGTSTPRPPPQADVTTVSPSGNWLMNGLSSLRSHRRTSSGERVRDSTGFSQRLSTYDNVTSSSSMGSGPSVASTPWSTSSCDISASDSGSEPSGLNCGNGKGLEECQGQELASPQGPGQGQRGGRVEERVGDRVSEQEQDSSEAMELCVSSAGCSDNGNTIANMVVPSIVTPEDLDGGSKALTSLVEGLKDELRKQKVAYETRIKRLEESSAALCAQMERLEQEMEQERKKQRMLEIKLRNSERARHDAENRNRLLEKEMEDFFSTLGDLALGARTSDI, encoded by the exons ATGTGTCATTACGGTCATTACGTGTTATTAGAAAACCAGTCATCTCGAGTGCACGAGCCAGACTGGATTGAATTACTTCGACCGTCGCTGCTTGGTAAATGTGGCTTTGGCGTGTATGAAAAGCACGCTCTGACGCTGTGTAGCACTTGCTCGGTGACGTACTACGACTACTCTGATCTGTCAGTGTCTAGTGGTTGCGACTGTGTTGAGAGGCGGCGTTGCGCACAATCAG GGATATTTGGCCAGCATTTAGAAGACACAGTCCAGTATGAGAAGAAATTTGGGCACCGCCTGGCACCTCTTCTGGTGGAGCAGTGTGTGGACTTCATAAAGGAACGAGGTCTGGATGAGGAGGGCCTCTTTCGGATGCCAGGGCAGGCTAACCTGGTAAAGGATCTACAGGAAGCCTTTGACTGTGGGGATAAGCCTCTGTTTGACAG TAACACTGACGTCCACACGGTGGCGTCCCTGCTGAAGCTCTACCTCCGTGAACTGCCTGAGCCTGTGGTCCCTTTCTCCAAGTATGAGGACTTCCTCTCCTGTGCTCAGCTGCTGGCCAAAGACGTGGAGGAG GGTGTACAGGAGCTGGTCAAGCAAGTGAGCAATCTTCCTCCCGCCAACTACAATCTCCTGAAGTATATATGCAT GTTTCTTGACGAGGTCCAGTCTCACGCAAACAAAAACAAGATGAGTGTACAGAACCTGGCCACGGTATTTGGACCAAATATCCTCCGACCCAAAATGGAGGACCCAGTGGCTATTATGGAAG GGACCTCCCTAGTCCAAAGCCTCATGACCGTACTGATCAGTGAACATAACCGTCTGTACTCGGGGAGGGGGGAGCTGGAGGTCCCTGTTCCCCAGCCAGAGGTGACCCTCCAGGGCCAAAGGCTCCAGCAGCACAGCATCGGTGGCTGGATCTCTGAGGAGGACCTCCAGAACTGCCCCACCAACCCCAACGAGGACCTCGcctgcagcagcgcctcttcttTGGACGCAAAGCTCTGTGCTGCCACCACCCCTCCACCTAGACTTGCTCCTTCAGGGAAGGGGGAGCCAGTGGTCAGCCCCAGCAAGCAGACCAAGAACCTTCCCTCCTGGAAGTACTCCTTCAAGGGCACCTCAACGCCACGGCCCCCTCCTCAGGCCGACGTCACCACCGTGTCCCCCAGTGGCAACTGGCTGATGAACGGGCTGTCCTCTCTGAGGAGCCACAGGCGCACCTCCTCTGGGGAGCGTGTCAGGGACTCCACCGGCTTTTCCCAGAGACTGTCCACCTACGACAACGTCACGTCTTCCTCCAGCATGGGCAGTGGCCCTAGTGTAGCCAGCACACCTTGGTCTACCTCCTCCTGTGACATCTCCGCATCCGACTCAGGCAGCGAGCCCTCAGGGCTTAACTGTGGTAATGGGAAGGGTCTAGAGGAGTGCCAAGGGCAGGAGCTAGCCTCACCCCAGGGCCCGGGCCAGGGTCAGAGGGGAGGCCGGGTGGAGGAGAGAGTTGGAGATAGGGTCTCAGAGCAAGAGCAGGACAGTAGTGAAGCCATGGAGCTGTGTGTTAGCAGTGCAGGCTGCAGTGACAACGGGAACACCATAGCCAATATGGTGGTGCCGTCCATCGTGACGCCAGAAGACCTTGATGGAGGCTCCAAAGCACTTACCAGCCTGGTGGAGGGTCTGAAGGATGAGCTGAGGAAACAGAAGGTGGCCTACGAGACCAGGATCAAAAG GCTGGAGGAGTCCAGTGCGGCACTGTGTGCTCAGATGGAGCGTCTGGAgcaggagatggagcaggagagAAAAAAGCAGCGGATGCTGGAGATCAAGCTCCGTAACTCAGAGCGAGCCCGTCACGACGCAGAGAACAGGAACCGGCTCCTGGAGAAGGAAATGGAGGACTTCTTCTCCACTCTGGGGGACCTGGCTCTGGGAGCAAGGACTAGTGACATTTAA